Proteins encoded together in one bacterium window:
- the rplI gene encoding 50S ribosomal protein L9, translating to MRIFLLQDVEKLGMAGQVVDVTDGYAQNFILPRKLGIKVTEADMNFYKKRTVKEKVTAEVLSSKVAMLAERIKGMHITIKERVHDDGKLYGAVGADEVVELLKAKEVSINRKQVEFVKAVKAIGEHKVVIKLSSKLKPELTLKVVAKDE from the coding sequence ATGCGTATTTTTTTGCTCCAAGATGTTGAAAAGCTTGGCATGGCAGGACAAGTTGTTGATGTAACAGATGGTTACGCACAAAACTTTATTCTTCCAAGAAAGCTTGGTATTAAAGTTACCGAAGCTGATATGAATTTTTATAAGAAACGTACCGTTAAAGAAAAAGTAACCGCAGAAGTTTTGAGCAGCAAAGTTGCTATGTTGGCAGAACGCATCAAGGGTATGCATATCACGATTAAAGAACGTGTACATGATGATGGTAAACTTTATGGTGCTGTAGGTGCTGATGAAGTGGTAGAATTGCTTAAAGCTAAAGAAGTAAGTATCAACCGTAAACAAGTTGAATTTGTTAAAGCGGTTAAGGCTATTGGTGAACATAAAGTTGTAATTAAGCTTTCTTCAAAGCTTAAGCCTGAGTTGACTTTAAAGGTTGTTGCAAAAGACGAATAA
- the dnaB gene encoding replicative DNA helicase, which yields MAFQRHALSPDTRRKQDTTESILGKTLPASIEAEKSVLAAILLNDENLTLVSDSLRAEDFYHKPHQIIYQALLELGQASKKTDLVVIQDHLETKKLLEAAGGIVYLMELQEDIPAMGLISQHAKIVKDKAILRELIYSATDIISTCYDQKVSEIDAVLDNAEKKVYQISNKLTAPTFVQLDILLKQTFKQLADVKSHREGVTGIPSGFKHFDKMTSGMQRGDLLILAARPSMGKTALALNFVTNAWRAGAKVGVFSLEMSSEQLVLRLLSAESGIPHQKIRNAMVSSEEWMSLTNHAAELAEAKIFIDDTASINIMELRAKARKLKAKEDIDFIVIDYLQLISSHGKHENRNQEISAISRALKGLAKELNLPILALSQLSRSLESRVDKRPMLSDLRESGAIEQDGDVIFFVYRDVIYNPDTDNPELTEIIIGKQRNGPVGSFHVEFKGEITRFIDIEGYSNNHHHQ from the coding sequence ATGGCCTTTCAACGCCATGCACTATCACCTGATACACGACGTAAGCAAGATACGACAGAAAGCATTTTGGGTAAGACATTGCCAGCAAGTATCGAAGCAGAGAAATCGGTACTTGCTGCTATTTTGCTTAACGATGAAAACTTAACGTTAGTTTCTGATAGCTTAAGAGCTGAGGACTTCTACCATAAACCTCATCAAATTATTTATCAGGCACTTCTTGAACTTGGACAAGCATCAAAAAAAACTGATCTCGTCGTAATTCAAGATCATCTTGAAACAAAAAAGCTTCTGGAAGCAGCTGGCGGCATCGTTTATTTGATGGAGTTGCAAGAAGATATCCCCGCGATGGGTTTAATATCGCAACATGCAAAAATAGTAAAAGATAAGGCTATTTTGCGTGAACTTATTTATTCGGCAACCGATATCATCTCAACATGTTATGATCAAAAAGTTTCCGAAATAGATGCCGTTTTGGATAATGCTGAAAAAAAAGTTTATCAAATTTCCAATAAGCTTACCGCGCCAACGTTTGTTCAGCTTGATATCTTACTCAAACAAACCTTTAAACAATTGGCTGATGTCAAAAGTCATCGCGAAGGGGTTACCGGTATTCCTTCAGGTTTTAAGCATTTTGATAAAATGACGTCTGGTATGCAGCGTGGCGACTTGCTGATTTTAGCCGCCCGTCCTTCAATGGGTAAAACGGCACTTGCGCTTAACTTTGTTACTAATGCTTGGCGTGCCGGCGCCAAGGTGGGCGTATTTTCTTTAGAAATGTCTTCTGAACAATTAGTACTGCGGCTTCTTTCTGCCGAGTCAGGTATCCCGCATCAGAAGATTCGGAATGCTATGGTTTCTTCAGAAGAATGGATGTCGCTGACTAACCATGCTGCCGAGTTGGCTGAAGCAAAAATATTTATTGATGATACCGCTTCAATTAACATTATGGAGCTGCGTGCTAAAGCACGAAAGCTCAAAGCAAAAGAAGATATCGATTTTATTGTAATCGATTATTTGCAACTTATTTCTTCGCATGGCAAACATGAAAATAGAAACCAAGAAATATCCGCTATTTCACGCGCACTCAAAGGCCTTGCTAAAGAACTCAATCTGCCAATTTTAGCGCTTTCACAACTTTCTCGATCATTAGAAAGCCGGGTCGACAAACGTCCAATGCTTTCAGACTTGCGGGAATCTGGTGCTATTGAGCAAGACGGGGATGTTATTTTCTTTGTTTATCGCGATGTTATTTACAATCCTGATACCGATAACCCAGAGCTAACTGAGATCATTATTGGTAAGCAACGTAACGGACCCGTTGGTTCATTTCATGTTGAATTTAAAGGCGAAATTACGCGCTTTATTGATATTGAGGGTTATAGCAATAATCATCATCATCAATAA
- a CDS encoding ankyrin repeat domain-containing protein, with the protein MKKTFIFLVIMNATLISNAFSNPNDQLKMALTNYNYANIWRALENGADITTKDDHGNSALHVATHGDDDELVKYILDYYKDHLSTFIDEQDFNSGWTALHIACILGHNEIRDLLIAAGAHQEIRDSNGKTPFEEQDLVEGYSSDNESDSEADFFVGWE; encoded by the coding sequence GTGAAAAAGACATTTATCTTTTTAGTTATTATGAATGCAACATTAATTTCGAATGCTTTTTCAAATCCCAATGATCAACTAAAAATGGCATTAACAAACTATAATTATGCGAACATTTGGCGAGCTCTTGAAAATGGTGCCGATATAACAACAAAAGATGATCACGGCAATAGTGCGTTGCATGTGGCAACACATGGCGACGACGATGAGCTTGTTAAGTATATTTTGGATTATTATAAAGATCATTTGAGTACTTTTATTGACGAACAAGATTTTAACAGTGGCTGGACAGCTTTGCACATTGCATGCATTTTAGGCCATAATGAAATTAGAGATTTGCTCATTGCCGCGGGTGCTCATCAAGAGATACGCGACAGCAATGGTAAAACCCCTTTTGAAGAACAAGATCTTGTTGAAGGTTATTCTTCAGATAACGAATCAGACAGCGAAGCAGATTTTTTTGTTGGCTGGGAATAA
- the ileS gene encoding isoleucine--tRNA ligase, with protein MSEENKKNPFQETLNLPCTEFSIRASAHEKEPEIINRWKNDDIYSKTMKLHDNNKKFIFHDGPPYSNGNIHLGTAFNKILKDIVCKSKRMAGFHVPITPGWDCHGLPIELKVTTELGLEDKKETIDRKTFKKLCRDYASKWINIQREEFKNLGVMFDWDNPYTTMQTPYEASILESLATFVEKGFIERKGKTVPWCASCQTVLATAEIEYKDRKDPSCYVLFPLNDNLARKTFPFAYEQNPTLKTVGFLAWTTTPWTIPLNRALVLHPTAPYVLLEGPDGIGFMVAKELADKVCKELNLEKKELAEFDPVIFKGKMANSPLIDQQESKIVLDDSVLLGDGTACVHSAPGCGPEDYVVGIKNGLEIFSPLSAKGTYTDGILPTSLEGVSITDGQWAVLKMLKERGTLLHKGSINHSFPHCWRCRNPLMFRATDQWFCNLQQNDLVKKTVEEINERIAFVPAWGKERLFNFVQNRTEWCISRQRQWGVPITALLCTDCDTAFIDGVFIRKIAQKVAEHGIEYWDNVTIHDLQKEGMLPANFACTGCGATDLAQFKQERDILDVWFDSGVSHYAVLEKNKKLGFPADLYLEGSDQHRGWFQSSLLSSMVMGGKTCTKTFLTHGYVVDQNRHKMSKSVGNVVAPNDVIKQYSRDILRLWVGATDFSGDIVMSDTLLKNVAEVYRKLRNTCRFMISNLYDFDVTSDAIALNKLHKIDQYMLVRLYELEKNIRACYESYDLTGVVRALTNFCTSDLSAMYLDIVKDRLYVEKADGALRRSCQTTIHYILDTITRLMAPIMSFLAEEVSDHYQKDKKESIHLGTFASLKDIEKIHTDGNVWKLLEDVRDVVLKALEEKRQAATIKHSLEARLTLYFDADFDQVHELKQFIEELGRTENATRFLKDWFIVSQVVVVKTSAGLEQSTLPWIHVTVEHAHGVKCPRCWQWDDSHSATMSDNQAQPHDLLCQRCKDILKK; from the coding sequence ATGAGTGAAGAAAACAAAAAAAACCCGTTTCAAGAAACGCTCAACCTCCCTTGTACCGAATTTTCAATTCGTGCAAGCGCTCATGAAAAAGAACCAGAAATTATTAACCGCTGGAAAAATGACGATATTTATAGCAAGACCATGAAATTGCATGACAATAATAAGAAATTCATTTTTCATGATGGGCCTCCCTATTCAAACGGCAACATTCATTTAGGTACTGCTTTTAACAAAATTCTCAAAGACATCGTATGCAAATCTAAACGCATGGCCGGCTTTCATGTTCCCATAACGCCCGGTTGGGATTGCCATGGCCTGCCTATTGAGCTCAAAGTTACAACTGAACTTGGCTTGGAAGACAAAAAAGAAACTATTGATCGCAAGACTTTTAAAAAACTATGTCGCGATTACGCAAGTAAATGGATTAATATTCAGCGGGAGGAATTTAAAAATCTTGGTGTTATGTTTGATTGGGATAATCCTTATACCACCATGCAAACGCCTTACGAAGCATCAATTCTTGAATCACTGGCAACGTTTGTTGAAAAAGGATTTATTGAGCGCAAAGGAAAAACAGTACCTTGGTGCGCTTCTTGCCAGACCGTATTGGCCACCGCGGAAATTGAATACAAAGATCGTAAAGATCCCTCATGCTACGTTCTGTTCCCGCTCAATGATAATCTAGCACGCAAGACCTTTCCTTTCGCATACGAACAAAACCCTACCTTGAAAACCGTTGGGTTTCTTGCCTGGACAACCACGCCATGGACAATTCCATTGAACCGTGCCCTTGTACTTCATCCAACAGCTCCTTACGTTCTCTTGGAAGGTCCTGATGGGATCGGCTTCATGGTTGCCAAAGAACTTGCTGATAAAGTATGCAAAGAATTGAACCTTGAGAAAAAAGAACTTGCGGAATTTGATCCGGTTATTTTTAAAGGAAAAATGGCTAACAGCCCGCTCATTGACCAGCAAGAATCCAAGATCGTGCTTGACGATTCAGTATTGCTGGGCGACGGTACCGCCTGCGTCCACTCAGCTCCCGGTTGCGGACCTGAAGACTATGTGGTTGGTATTAAGAACGGACTTGAAATCTTCTCGCCACTTTCGGCCAAGGGAACGTATACCGATGGTATTTTACCAACGTCCTTGGAAGGCGTGAGCATAACCGACGGTCAATGGGCAGTGTTAAAAATGCTCAAAGAACGCGGCACCTTGCTTCACAAAGGATCCATTAACCACTCGTTTCCGCATTGTTGGCGCTGCCGCAACCCATTGATGTTCCGTGCCACGGACCAATGGTTCTGCAACTTGCAACAAAACGACCTTGTCAAAAAAACGGTCGAAGAAATCAATGAGCGCATTGCCTTTGTTCCAGCGTGGGGCAAGGAGCGTTTGTTCAACTTCGTACAAAATAGAACCGAATGGTGTATCTCCCGCCAACGACAATGGGGCGTTCCGATCACCGCGCTCTTGTGTACTGATTGCGATACGGCATTTATTGATGGCGTCTTCATCAGAAAAATTGCCCAAAAAGTCGCCGAGCATGGCATTGAGTATTGGGATAACGTTACTATTCATGACCTTCAAAAGGAAGGAATGCTGCCCGCCAATTTTGCCTGCACAGGCTGTGGGGCAACCGACCTGGCCCAGTTCAAACAAGAACGAGATATTTTGGACGTTTGGTTCGACTCCGGGGTCAGTCACTATGCCGTTTTAGAAAAAAATAAGAAGCTTGGTTTTCCGGCAGATTTATACCTTGAAGGCTCAGACCAGCATCGCGGGTGGTTTCAAAGCTCGCTGCTCTCGTCGATGGTAATGGGCGGCAAAACTTGTACCAAGACTTTCTTGACGCATGGTTACGTTGTTGACCAGAACCGTCATAAAATGTCCAAGTCAGTGGGTAATGTGGTTGCTCCCAACGATGTTATAAAACAATACAGCCGCGACATCTTACGTCTTTGGGTTGGCGCGACCGACTTTTCGGGTGATATCGTGATGTCTGATACCTTACTCAAAAACGTTGCTGAAGTGTACCGCAAGCTTCGCAACACCTGCCGGTTTATGATTTCAAACCTGTATGATTTTGATGTTACTAGCGATGCGATTGCGTTAAATAAGTTACATAAAATAGATCAATACATGCTTGTGCGTTTATATGAATTAGAAAAAAATATTCGCGCCTGCTATGAAAGTTATGACTTGACCGGCGTGGTCCGTGCGCTAACCAATTTCTGTACCAGCGATCTGAGTGCGATGTACTTAGATATTGTGAAGGATCGGTTATATGTTGAAAAGGCAGATGGCGCTCTACGTCGCTCATGCCAAACAACAATACATTATATTCTTGATACTATAACTCGCCTCATGGCACCGATTATGTCTTTCTTGGCTGAAGAGGTTTCTGATCACTACCAAAAAGACAAAAAAGAATCGATTCATCTTGGTACCTTTGCTTCGCTTAAAGATATCGAAAAAATCCATACCGATGGAAATGTATGGAAGCTTTTAGAAGATGTGCGTGATGTTGTGCTTAAGGCCCTGGAAGAAAAGAGGCAGGCAGCAACCATCAAACATTCGCTTGAGGCTCGCTTGACGTTGTATTTTGACGCTGATTTTGATCAGGTGCATGAACTTAAACAATTTATTGAAGAACTTGGGCGCACTGAAAATGCAACACGCTTCTTGAAAGACTGGTTTATTGTTTCGCAAGTTGTGGTTGTTAAGACCTCTGCCGGACTTGAACAGTCTACGTTACCGTGGATTCATGTCACCGTTGAGCATGCGCATGGCGTCAAGTGCCCTCGTTGCTGGCAGTGGGACGATAGCCATAGTGCTACTATGTCAGACAATCAGGCACAACCGCATGATCTTCTGTGCCAACGATGCAAAGATATTTTAAAGAAATAA
- a CDS encoding ankyrin repeat domain-containing protein, whose product MKKMFIFSVAISLTLVSSAFSAINDDLKKALKLHDCEKIEHLLAEGATITTVDAFGHTALHVATCENNQDLVQVILSHYYDELMSFIDLQDYSCDWTALHFAFIFEYENIIDLLIQAGANQTIQDCNGLTPEDHWETENGEETDNEPDPGQEGVISRNVIEDEKGFQIDW is encoded by the coding sequence ATGAAAAAAATGTTTATTTTCTCAGTTGCTATCAGTCTAACATTAGTTTCAAGTGCTTTTTCCGCCATAAATGATGACTTAAAAAAAGCATTGAAACTACATGATTGTGAAAAGATTGAGCATCTTCTTGCAGAAGGCGCCACTATTACTACCGTGGATGCATTTGGCCATACTGCATTACATGTGGCAACATGTGAGAATAACCAAGACCTTGTCCAAGTAATTTTATCTCATTATTACGATGAGTTAATGAGTTTTATTGATCTGCAGGATTATTCTTGTGATTGGACAGCATTACATTTTGCATTCATTTTTGAATATGAAAATATTATAGATTTACTGATTCAAGCCGGTGCTAACCAAACAATACAGGACTGCAATGGCTTAACACCAGAGGATCATTGGGAAACAGAAAATGGAGAGGAAACCGATAATGAACCAGATCCTGGTCAAGAAGGTGTAATAAGTCGCAACGTAATAGAAGACGAAAAAGGTTTCCAAATTGATTGGTGA